tgagaaGGGACATACTTAGTGTGCAGTTCAATATAAGGCATTAATATAATGAAAGGTGAACACTCTGCAAGACTAAAGGTCATTAAAATGTTATTATGTCAATGAATATTTGAAGAGCAATGCAGCCACAGTGCTGCCAGCAGATTATATACCAGGACATAGCTTATTGGATTATAGCCTGCCCACATGCCAAGTGTACGTACACATTGTAACCACAGGATACGGATGTGGGAGAGGGGACGCATTCACCACCACAATGGAATGGTATGCGCACATGTTATGCATGATCTCAACAACATTAGGTcatcacccacacaccacacacggaGGATATTCAACCACACAGCCTTTGATTTGATTTGACACGCTActaaacataatattatagctcaTGGTAAAATCGATACTAGAATGGGATGATTAAGGTTGTCACAATACGTACCTGTACATGATCTCTGGGAAATCTTCATCCCCGCCACTCCCTCATGCAGACCGTTGCCCACGGTAGTGGCACTCGCCCCATTAGTCAATTTAGATCTAACTTCCTCATCATCCTTAGCCCCTGGAGGAGTGACAACAGTTTTCTTTTGTGCTGATCTTGACGAGGCTTGTTTTTGAGCTTTCTTTTGAGCTGCTCTCTTCTTGGCTGCTTCAGAAGGCATGCTGTATAATTTTACATTACATCACATGATAGAGCGTGTTCTGAGCTTTCTTTCGCCCCATTTACTGTAAAACACTGACCTTTCTATCAAAAGATACGCCTCTCTTTAATAGCTGTAGTAAGTAGATCTTTAGACTTCAGAAATACAATCCAGGAAGTTTAATACTGTAACCACGTGGTATTGGTAAAGGTCGTCAGGGAAAATCCCTGATGTGTTGAGGTATGTTTGTGGTTTGTCTCTGTATCAACTATGCAGTGCTGCATGCCTGTATAGCAATTCAGAGATTATAGTAAAATGAGTTCTTTCAATCgttaaaatgttcatcatgtgaaCGATACGACGGTACAAGCCCTTTACAAACTCTTAATAAGTGGTACAAGCCTGGCATCGTAGCCGGACTGGAATTCTCCAGTTGGTAATCATAGCTTGtagttaattaattaactaTTTTCAAGTTCTTGTAGTGATACACAAATTAAAGGGGGTGCATTGAAGTGCATCACCCGTTAGCTCCTATTGGTACACACATGTGATGTTCATTAGTTTTCCACCACAGAGATTGTAGAAAAGTAAATAACAAGTGGGCGAAAGAGACACATTGATTAGTTTGCATAAGAAAATGTATTGTATACTTTTGCTGATGGCTTTCATTTCATAGTTTCATCTTCATAAAACACAGGGTAAACTTAAACCCAAGCTGTTAGCAGCCTCAGCATGCATGGTCATAATGTACATCACTGACACAAACTAAGATTTTTGACTGAGACTGAATAActgtaattatagttactATATAAGCATGATTAGAGTTTACAATTGTCACTCCGCTATACTAGTACTGTCACTCCAATATAGAAGACTCTGGTTTGGTATGAGGCCTGTAGATTAGACTCTGATCAGCGGATGGCTCATTGAGGCCATCTGCCGACCAAGCCCAATCTACAGCCCTTCACACCACCAGGAGGGAGAGAAAGTGAAGGTCTTCCATTTCTTGTTGTGGGAACACACTCGCCCATACAGTTTGATAGCTTTATATGATAGCAGTATCTTTTCCACGCCGGTTAGTTATAGATCACTGCATGGTAGTTGAAACCTGACTGTTGGTGATACCTGTGTGTAAGTATTCAATGGCAGGAAACAATGGTTAAGGTCTCCCAACACATGCATGcccatgcatgtagtgatTAATtcaaacatgcatgtaatgaTTCCAGTTACATGAACTATATAACATTTTTCTAACGGCCTAATAATACTAAACTTTGCATAATACCTTTTGCCAATAGTAGTTGCCAATCCATGATATAATTTAGCGGCTGCATGATGTGTTCATCCATCACCTCCTCTGTAGAGTGGGGATGCTCAGCAGACAAGAGACAGCTGCATAACAGCTGCACTACTTTGCATGTCTGCCGACCAAGCCCAATCTACAGCGGCAGGGGTAGGGAAAGACTATGCACTACACTGCTAGGAGTTAGTTCCTTCTGTCATAGTGTTATCATGTCACTTTTGAAAAGCTGCCAATGAGGAAACGTAGGGAATTTTGACCAACATCGCAACCTGCCGATGAGGGGAAACATAAGTACAAGGGAATTTTGACCAAAATCGCAGCCACATACCATGCAGATCAAAATTGCAATGCTATTGCACACAGTGAATTGTCTAATATACCCTTAAGACTAACGTACCTCAACTATAAAATGCATGCTACTTGACCTGCAGTGTTCTCTTCCCACAATGCACAAGGTGAAGATGAGGGGCTACTTCATGGGCCCTGTAGGTTAAGCATGGTTAGCAGACAGCGTCCAATCACATTGTCCGTCTGCCGACCAAGCCCAATCTACAGCACCACACGAGAGGAGTGAAGTAATCGGATATAGTTTGGTCTTTGTTCAGGTCCACTTCTGCAGGGTACATTGTATTAACTCACTCCACAATGTCTTTCTATAGAGTCAGATCATTGACTGCTCAACTTTGTTGTCATGGAGCTATATATAGGATACAATTCACCTTGCCAGCTTATATAGCAGAGCTGCACTAAGTGACTGTTTTGAGATCAGTTTTGCTTCACTTTGCATTTCACTTCCCCAATGTTTTTAATATGggactgtataataatagtgctGCACTTAGATTTCAGAGTGTGTGGTTTTTGTAGGTGGGTTTCCGGAAACATGCTTTGTGAAAGTATACACTGTGTTTACTTAGTTGAATTTCTCGTTACAACAACATTCAATGTTTGTGTTTATAGTTGATGGGTtgatacacacatgcatgaacaCGTACACCCGGCAACCGATAATTGGAGCATAGCTTTGTACACACCACGTACTATATTTTTTGTGTGCTATGATCAGAATCCTTAATGCCTTCAAATTGACTCTATAGCTTACACAATCATACAGCCTACTAATAAATCATAGTACACACAATATCTGTGGTTAGTTTTGAGAATCCTCACACAAACATTGAAAGATGTTTCACTAAAAACTTTGTTGGTTTAACAGCCCTTATAAGCATGCAGTGTAtcatacaatacatgcatgcaacatctgtacacgtacgtacatctaCGATTTATTCGTTTCATGGTTGGCACAATTTCATAGTGAACCTTTCGGTTTTTCAATTTTTAATGAACAATAATATTTTGCCACAAAATAATAGGaagggtataattatcatcaaagAAATCCCtgacagctagctatactgcTACAAAACTCTTCAAGTTTCTAGTTTGTGTACTCACTGCTCCCAGCCCCCTCTTTGCTGTTGCCTTGGAGACTGTTTAACATGGACAGGAGAGCATTAGGGCTCGTCTCAGAGTCGTTCTGTGTATAGGAAAAACAAACAAGTGGTGAAAATTAATCCAAAACGGGGGAAGAGAGGGGCTTTGCTAAATAGAGATAAGACTGACAAATGCATGAGTACAGTACAAACAGTGTTAAGGGcaaacatacatacatgtacatgacagtATGCACAACATATTCATAGCAACCACTCAGGCTAATGGGGCTATTATAGAGTGCCTCAATATAGGGGATAGAATGAACAGTGGAATAGTAACAAATGGTCTAATGGAGTACCCAGTATATAGCTGCCCTTGTATggacacaaacaaacactatacatgtgcatgtaggtACAAACATACGACCAACTTACAGAGACGTCGTTGAGTCTGTAAGAGAGCATTGCCTGGGTTAGTGCAGTGGACAGATGAAAGGCAGCCTTAAAATCATCATCTGTCTTAATACTGGACCTGGCCTGAAAGAGGGGGATAATCATCATACACACATTAGGCTATTGTATGCGTAGGAGTACCAGCATTCATTGCATACACAAGAACATAGACACTGTACAACATTTTCAATACTCCACAAAATCTTTTTATAGAGGTCACCCTTGATAAAACCAACAGTGGCGGTGATAAAGAAGTGGCCTGGTAATACAGGTTGAGgttgaaacacatgctatggaggcCTGGCTGTGTGTTTCAAACTTTGATTGAGACTTTTCAAGCAAAAGCAACTTAGTCTTATCGAGGGTGACCACAACAGACTGGTTTCCTCCGTACATTATATTAGTGTGACTACACCAAAAATATAACACTATAACCACAAGCAAATGCAACAGCCATAACGATAGACTCTACATGTTGTTCTTGGCAGTGGGAAACTTATACAACACCTTACAATCAAAACCGCTTACGCCTTCAAAATCAACATCtataattgtacattgtaAGCATACAAGGTCTCACCAGTGTGTTCAAGAGAGACTTCTGTGGCTGTTCAGTGGGTGAGGGTACTCtttgagtgggtgggggtaGTCGTTGAGGGGGCAGGTCAACTTGTGGTGGAGCCGGGCTGTTGTACATCGGCATAGTCTGTGGGTTGTGAGGATATTGTACCCGTGGAGGAGGCCAACTATTTTGAGGGGGTGGATATTGAAACTGGTTTTGCTGTAGAGGACTCGcttgagtgggtggagcttcaGCAAAGGTTGGTGAAGAATATTTTGGTCCATTATACGGTGGAGAGATGGGCGGTTCACTGTAATTGTAGCGACTATTGGAGGGATAGTCACCAAACAGTTCATCATTGTAGCCACCATACGAGGAGCTTCTCTGCTTGCCGCGACCATTACCACGAGAGATAGACTCCCCCCACTGTGGACTCCTTGGCCCATAACCGTGCCCCCTGTTCCCACGTCCACTGTACTGATCTTGACGATTGTCACTGCTCCAATTGTCCGATTGGTTTCGATATTGCATTCCTCCTCTATTAGCTCCACGGCTTTTAGCCGGAAATTGTTCATGACTATCGTTGGTCCAATTATCAGAATTTTTTCGATATTGTATTCTTCCTTGATTTCCACCCATCTGGGGAATCGATCCAGAGCCGTTAAAACCACGACCTCTCCCCGAAAAGTCTCGACTATCGTGATACTGATGGGCACCCCTTTCAGAACTTTGCTGTGTAAACTTTGGAGCACCTCCTTTTCCTCTCTTCATGCCACGCCCCCTTGGATGACTAGATCCCCTTTGAGCAGGAGTCACAAAATCACTCTTGCCTGTATGAAAATAAAGACTCAAGTTAAATAGTGTGTGTCCCTGcatggtgtgtgcgtgcgtgtgtgtgagggggaggagaGGGTGGGTAGGTGGGTGGGTGATGTTAACAGATAGTTTCTAATAGCAGCAGTGTGTATGTAAGCCCACATACTTTGACTTTTCAGAATTCTTCTCCGAATGAGCTCGATTTTCTTCCCCTCTCTGGCCTCGATCTCAGTGGCTACGTCTCTGAGGTGATTGTTGAAGTCTCCTTTGGTGGAGCTAGTCTCACCGACCTTCAGGGCAGCATCATACTTGTCAGGGTAATCGCTTTTCTGAATAGAGAGGAGGAGGGTGGGTAATGTTAGTCTCTTAGAGTgggtactatacatgtacaatatagATATAAGTATTTGACGATGCAGACAACTAAAAAGCAAGTCTCATTTTCGACCGTTAACGATCTTTTGGGTATTCTGACAAACGCATAGGAGTCTATTTAGGTACAAGTGACATAGCTCAAAATGGGAGAAAAAGAACAAAGAAGGATATGAAGATACTGTTGTACCACTGCTGAAGCTAACTGCCAGAGAAGCTCAATGAGCCAAGATTCACAATCTTTGAACTTCACTTACTAACTACCTGAATACTTATTTCGACTATGTGGGAAAGTAGATTCCGACACTTAGGAATCTGTGCACTTGCAGTTGTGCGCCAGTACTTCAATTGCATGAAGATCTGATACACATGTGACTGTGCAAGCACGAGAGAATTTGATCATTGCAACTATTACAATAAGAGAGGCTCACAATAGTATGCCTCACCACACAgcacatgtacacgcatgtaCATCCATAAgccagctatatacatgtacatgtacataaaaagCCAACAAATACTCAAATAATCTGATACTACATGTGGGGTTGCATTTGTTGCAATTCGGGTGATGATCATTATATACAATCATCACCCGAACAAAGTACAAGCAGATGACTACTGCTTATCACAATTAACGCTCACCAGCACATTGACTCGATGTGCCGAGGAGGTGAAGTGAAGATGAAAGTTGTTCGCATCCACGGCTACATTGCACAGAGTGCATATGTAACCCGGATTGGTGTCTTCAGGTCTACCCGTTTCTACGGCATGTTGTAAACCTGCAACAGTATCATACAGTACATAATTGGGACAGTTAATTAATCATAAGATTGTATTATAGCAAAATAGAAGCTCTTCAAATTCTCAGTAGGTTAAGAAATACCCTACTAAGTAACTAATGGACATAACTAATTGCCGTCTTGGTCTTAGACCCCCCTCGTAAAATATGAACAACATTGAAACACAAGCTTCTAGCTGAGTGAGAGAGAGTGCTACCATGAAAGGGCATGTAGCAGGCAACCGCTCAGTGCTATAGTTTTAAAGAACCCCAAGAACGAAATGCTAAACAATTCATAAGTGGTGGTTTCAGGATACACACGGAAAGACTAACAAACACATGTTGACTGTTGTCAGTGTACAAAACTTCAGTGGCAGATGCTTATTGTTGTCCTTAAAGCACACTTTCATTTTTAATCTACACACAATGATTGCTCTTGCAAGTTGTGCGTAGATCTATACAAACTTGAATGACAGCATTCTTCATACAATAGTCCCTCCAGTGAGGTACCAGTCACCTATGgaacatgtacatttacagggatgtgcccacacttggcggtggtggttggtacatTGTAGTAACCACTTCTAGACAACGGCACTAAACAAAATCTTAGGCCAAGtttactactgtacatgaaggaggcaaatttgtgGGCTGAATTGAGATTGCATGATGATTGAAATAGTCATCACTTCGAAAACACTGGGcacatcactgcatgtacatctacAATCATGTACTCTTAATTAGTACACCCCCATCCTATAGAGCCTCAAATCTGATGGGTACAGACTTGAAGACCAACCCCAAAAAATCAAGTAATAGAACTCCCTTAGAGCTATTAATATGTGTCCTTTCTTTTTAGAATTGGATCATCCAAACCCACGTTACGAGTGCTCAAAGTGAGCTCCCTCCCACTCACCAATGAATGGCCCCTTGAGGGTAAAGAAGCCGGTCATAGTATTGGAGAGACCCAGAGTGATGCCGTTACCCTCGGAGATCACGTCCTTGCGTAGCAGCTGCTCGAGGTCCTCCCCAATGGTTGTGACTTTCAAATCTTTTCAGGGGAAAAATagacataataatattgaatTATTGACTTCTGTGTTCATTTGTAGTCACAGTCTCTATGTGTACATGAAAGCATACTGGTGTACAGAACACGCTGAATGCACGTAGGCCAGTATTTcaagtatgtatgtatgtatacacaatTATTGGGTCAGTTGCTTTAATAGTAGAAACTTACGTTTGCCCATCATGAAGTAGCCCATGTTCTATAAAGGAGAAGATGACACACAGTGAAACTTATTTATTGCATGTGGTCAGGCAAACCAACAATAGTTGTATTAAAGACGTGGCCTGGCCTGTTTACACGTGTGTAAACAGGCCCTAAGCCTCTATTGCATGTGCTTTATATTAACGTGTATGTTAATGCGACTGTATTCAGGGCTacattgggggggggggcgatgGGCACAGTTTcgcctcccccccccctagcagattcatttgtactgctataattctgttgacttcgcccctcctacatttttaaatTGCCCAATTCGCCCCCCTGAttcaaaatcctggatgcagccctggtATTATAGAGAGAGAGCGTGAGTGACCTGATTACAAATGATCACACAAACTCATTGATATATGACATGTAGTAGTGCCTGAAAATACATGTACGGCTAGGCAGCACCTGACCTTGACATGCTTCCTCCCCTTCAAGTGGTTCTGGAAGATATCATCACAGGAGCACGCACATTGACACACCTGCAGGAGAGGGGGTGGGTGATTACAGTAGAGCACAAACGATGCAGAAGCAGGCCATGGCACTATTTAAATATTAGGTTAACTTGTAAGAGTAGATCTCTACTCTCCACTTGAACGGAAGAAGTAATGTAGAGGCTAACGAAATTacttgtacatatacatgtacgaagGGTTAATTTCAGGGGAACATTTTGCCCCCCCTCCCTAAAATTTGCTTTTGGAAATTTCCTGGGACATTAGATCAACGgtggtactaaagttatgatGTTCAATTAACTACAACCCCCTCCCCAAATAATATTTTAATCAATGGTTGTGAACTCTTTTAGTTCCCATAACTTGatttctgtggatccaataaattatataaatgATTTTATGAGACTTTTCAACTGGTGTCATGAActtgtcatcaaagttcatatttgagagatataGATCTATTTGCCGATTTGGCCAGACCATGgatccaaggccgaaaaatgacaaattatgggcCCGCCGAcattttggatttaaacacaccatttgaaaggttttAAGCGTTGATACATTGGAAATAAACCCTACAGTGAAGCGTGTCTCTAGCGGTTACGCTTGGGTATATCAAatagtggctgtaataaagaggtcacctgctaacacaggttgaaacacatgctatCCAAACCCTAGGTATCAAAAGGTGACCTGTATAGATTGTAAAATAatggtgaccacaatagataGTTCGTTAGGTTTCACTGTAAAGATAAACTGATTATCACAACTCACTTCACAATATTTGTTGGCATTCGGCTTGTCTCTGTTGATACTGATTATCCTACGGAGGTGCTCGATGGCCACTGTGTGACGTTCCAGTTGCTGCAGGGGATGGTGTAGTGTAGTTGTGTGAGGatagtgtagtgtgtgaggaTAAGTGTCACTGTGATAAGAATGATACTAACATCtcaaaccagaggagtgatgGTCAGGATCAAAAGGTCCTTAATTAAAATCTGCTTGGAGGACTTAATTTGCATTCCATCAATCTACTCCTCCTTTGGTATCCCAACGGATTAGAGGTACCAAAGGAAAAATTAGACAATCAGAATACCCTCCTGAAGCAAATTTCAATTAAGACCTTTTGACGCTGTGTCTGATCTCAAGCAGTATGTCTTGAAACAATTACCTCTCTCAAAAGTATAaaatgtacaagtacagtactgtacaacGAGTCTACGGTTACGTAATCAATAGCTAACAATTTAAGTTATGTGCATGTAATTGCAGCCATAGTGAGTGTACACTGTAATGGTTAAATtatcagctataattatgtataagtaAGAGTGCACGTTCTTCATCCATAACTAACAAGCATGAGGCCATTAATTATCACTACCCtctacagggtgtcatacagggggatatcccccctctAGCTCCAACCCCCCCCTAAAATATGAATTCAGGTACAGTAGTTGCATGACTAAGTGCCCATAGCTTGAAATTTTACATACTACAACCGGGTATtgaataacagttgacctttttttaagcaacattttctagttacttttcttatttcccctctctacttcaaaatcctgtatgacaccctgctctATAATACGCTCgtccctccacccactcactgagACACTGCTGAGTCGTGTGTGACACAGAGTACAGTAATAGTCGTCCTCAGTACCACGTGGGCCGACGTAACTGAGTACTTCTTTGTTTACTTTATCCAGGTCCTCTTTGGGTACCAATGTGGGCAAGTCGAGCTGtgatcatgtgtgtgtgtgtgtgtgggggggggggttgatcGTCAATATCAAAAGAAAAATGTTAattgtacatgattgtactataaatgtaatagttgtacatTGACTGAACGTTGCACagttgtacattgtatttcGTGGCAGTATGGTGGTGAGTGTATACGCTCTGAGATGGGCTATCAGTTAGGGTAACCACGGGCacacatgatgaacaatgAATGGAACACAAAGGGGTGTACACTATTGATCATAACATCGCTTCTTTGTCCTGTTcactcaataattatgccaatgGATTGGTGTCTGTGTCTAGATAAAGACATACATACGAGTACAACCACATACCCTGAGTTTCTTTTGTCTTGGAGCTCCTCCATTCCACAGATTGTTCTCCTCCGGATCGCCATGGTATTGAGATCCAGAACCTAGATagtaccgtgtgtgtgtgtgtgtgtgtgtgtccgtgcgtgcgtgtgtgtatctgtTGGGTACCTGTGACAACTTTCGACaaagaactacatgtacaggatATAAATCGACCAAACAAAGACTATTCTATAACTGTAAATGCAAGTGTTACAAACAATGAGGTGTAAGAAGTTGTTCGTACACTATCGTTGGTACTAACCTGTTGTACTCACTCCAACAGAACCAATTTCAGGCACGCCATTAGCTGGTGGAGCTTTCCTCTTGCCTAGGGCAGACTCAGGTTGGTTAGCTCCTAGACTACCTGGGAAACCCTGCATGGGATTCCTTGTGCTCTCCATTATTTAGTATGGCTGCTAGAAAGGGACCACAATGGGGCTCCAGTGGCTCCAAATGTCTACTTGCTTGAGTCTCTTCGATCGTCTTGTTTACTTAttcacagctagctatatgttaTGTACAAGAACATGGCTGCCACGTGGGCAAGCCATATAAACAATGGTTGTCTTggcaataataatttacaTTGTGAGACTGAGCTGACACAATGCCAACGTTAACCCAAGTTGCCAGTAAGGTGGACATTAAAGACAAGTATGTTGGAgagacaaagcatcaaaggaGACATGGTGATATAATATACACTGATTATATTTAACAAACTACGTTTCGTATCCCTCAGGCTATGGTGTGTACAAGTACGACAACCAGTTCTTTCGCTATGAGGGACAGTGGGACAATGGCGTTAAGCATGGTATGTGTACACCTTGAACACACAAGCAAGCAGCCCCTGAATCACTATatctgtcacacacacacactatagggCATGGGAAGTTGATAATTGGAGAAGGTGGCTATTATGAGGGACAATTTGAGAGGGGCGAGATCCAGGGTCACGGCTACAGAGTGTTTGGACTGAGTGGGTCGACATACTCTGGCCAGTTTCAGCAGGGAGAGATGCATGGGCAGGGGCTGCTTAGAAAGACCAGTGGAGAGCAGTATGAAGGGTCCTGGGTCTTTGGGAAGAAGCAAGGTGCAGTTGTGTAGTGTGTTACCAGGGTTGCTTCAAGGATTTTGGGTCAGGGGGGCGAATGCTTCAGTGCACGCCAAACTAGGGGGTCCGGGGGCATACTTCCCTGGTATTTGAGGGCCTTAGATCGATTTTGTGCACTTTTATCTCACAAGTCATTAGCAGTACCAATGCCTATTAATCTGCCAAAtcctggggggggggctcaATGCCCTGGTGTATAATATCCAGTACGTACAGTGTCCATCAGGGTAGGTGTACACTTGGTTAAGTTATGGACTGCACATGAATAAACAAACTCTTTCTACAGTTGAAAATAGGTAATTCCCAGTCACACTTGAAAAACCCTCAAGCTTTTCGTAACACttgtaccgtaccctcgcgaaaatacgcccacccttttctgcaagaagtctaggcttattaggggactgggcgtttaatcgcgaacggcgagttttcattcaaatatacgcccacccgcggcctcaaatcgaggtttacactttgctctatgCCAATTcttattgtattttcattttaatacatagtatgaacattatttttattgacaacaacaatgttataaactaatgcatgagtatgattaaagcatgacaagagaatgaacatgaagaagtggactctgagtctgactctattcgttgctgttgatgttagatgtagcagaaacttctcgaaggatggtaggtcatactcctacagagcagctatcaggtactttgtttcagaaaaccaaggcaaggtaacctgcaaaattagcctgtgtgataactttcttagACTTTGTGtttcctttctcagcatataggactacttgttccctTCATATACatggcaaacagatccatacagagaaagttataatgtctgatcttggtccagcaagaagtatagtcttactagctactatactacctaaaacttcctttcttcactaGTAAAcattcagctactgcgcatgctcaacttcttattctgggtgggcttataatcgagtgaaaataccctcgtgcaagaacattgaagcaaaagaggggatgggcgtttattcaagatgggcttatttttgcgagggtacggtatttTGGAGCAAAATAGAATCACAAATGCTCAGGCTAGGTAAACGTTGCCACATATCATTATGTATACACGTGTAGACATCtacaatacatgcacatgtgtgcAGGTGAAGGAATCTTCACAGATGCCGAAGGTGGTGTGTACGAAGGTGGTTTCCACGACAACAGAAGACATGGTGAAGGACGGCAAGTTTTTAGGTGAGTTTCTATGTACGTGTGTAGTTATTTACATATTACCCATGCACAGCAATGGAGACCAATATGAcggtgagtgggtgttggACAAGAGACATGGACACGGACTGCAGCGCTACTCCAACGGAACTATCTACGATGTACGTCGTACAATACCAGTCCTGGAATATAGGCTGTATACAGCTGCTATATTTATATCGTATTTCTTACTGCAGGGTCAATGGAGGGGTGATGTGTGCCATGGTGAGGGCTCCATTTCTCATGTCTCTGGAGTCACCTACACTGGACTGTGGGTCAATGGAAGACCAGCATGTAAGAGGGACTGTATGTTAGTTTCACTGTCTTCTCCATTTAAGAGAACTTTGGGGTAAGGGTTAGGGTTCATCGCATTGTCCGATGTTCTACCTGTATTGTAGGGGGCTGGAATTACTGTTCTTGTTAGAGGG
The Halichondria panicea chromosome 14, odHalPani1.1, whole genome shotgun sequence DNA segment above includes these coding regions:
- the LOC135347462 gene encoding uncharacterized protein LOC135347462, which translates into the protein MESTRNPMQGFPGSLGANQPESALGKRKAPPANGVPEIGSVGVSTTGSGSQYHGDPEENNLWNGGAPRQKKLRLDLPTLVPKEDLDKVNKEVLSYVGPRGTEDDYYCTLCHTRLSSVSQLERHTVAIEHLRRIISINRDKPNANKYCEVCQCACSCDDIFQNHLKGRKHVKNMGYFMMGKHLKVTTIGEDLEQLLRKDVISEGNGITLGLSNTMTGFFTLKGPFIGLQHAVETGRPEDTNPGYICTLCNVAVDANNFHLHFTSSAHRVNVLKSDYPDKYDAALKVGETSSTKGDFNNHLRDVATEIEAREGKKIELIRRRILKSQSKSDFVTPAQRGSSHPRGRGMKRGKGGAPKFTQQSSERGAHQYHDSRDFSGRGRGFNGSGSIPQMGGNQGRIQYRKNSDNWTNDSHEQFPAKSRGANRGGMQYRNQSDNWSSDNRQDQYSGRGNRGHGYGPRSPQWGESISRGNGRGKQRSSSYGGYNDELFGDYPSNSRYNYSEPPISPPYNGPKYSSPTFAEAPPTQASPLQQNQFQYPPPQNSWPPPRVQYPHNPQTMPMYNSPAPPQVDLPPQRLPPPTQRVPSPTEQPQKSLLNTLARSSIKTDDDFKAAFHLSTALTQAMLSYRLNDVSNDSETSPNALLSMLNSLQGNSKEGAGSSEYTN